In Terriglobia bacterium, one DNA window encodes the following:
- a CDS encoding TolC family protein, translating to MAHIKNPLTCKLMTWGMWALLALPLSAQDKETPQLQPQGNPFTRIFSSNYATPAVRTIQVRGESLLDSMIKDGKLEISEQDAVNLALANNVDINVLRYTPYFQLWGIESGRAVLNPTVSFGPSLNRSVTPASSALQGGAPVLNLTSLYSLNVHKPFEPGLDFDFNFSATRGRTNSPFSSLNPSIASVWSIGATQHLLQGFGNISRARFLRVARNNYDISVENFSAGVINIVNNVLNTYWNLVFNDEDIKVKEASLKLAQLTLEQTQIQEQVGTMAPLDVLQAQAQAASVNQQLIVSRYNRRITEDQLKKLISSRSAAALIAATIVPTSRPLPPPAPAGSVTDATQRALEIRPEVKSQLLNQANNKIQVDYARNQIRPVLDLTVNYSQSGLGGDNIIRDFSQGFLNAPIIAITPGGFGDSLSSLFSGSYLGYAVGFNLKVPIGNDQARANSAQAQITYNQGEESLRSLRQQIILQVRQAYDSVALNQDSVAAAQVAVDYQEKRLQGEQDKYMLGASTTFLVVQAQRDLQNAQSVLLQAKIGWIQSRIALDQAVGDTLSVHNIVLDDALNLPKK from the coding sequence ATGGCCCATATCAAAAACCCATTGACCTGCAAACTGATGACCTGGGGCATGTGGGCGCTGCTTGCACTCCCGCTCTCTGCCCAGGACAAGGAAACCCCTCAGCTCCAGCCGCAGGGGAATCCGTTCACTCGCATCTTCAGCAGCAACTACGCGACTCCTGCTGTCCGCACCATCCAGGTGCGCGGGGAAAGCCTGCTCGATTCCATGATCAAGGATGGGAAGCTGGAGATCAGTGAACAGGACGCCGTCAACCTGGCCCTTGCGAACAATGTCGACATTAATGTCCTGCGCTATACCCCCTATTTTCAGTTGTGGGGCATCGAGAGTGGGAGGGCGGTGCTGAACCCGACGGTCTCGTTTGGTCCCAGCCTCAACCGCAGTGTGACCCCGGCGTCCAGCGCCCTGCAGGGAGGCGCGCCCGTGCTCAACCTCACGAGCCTCTACAGCCTGAACGTGCACAAGCCGTTTGAGCCCGGCCTGGACTTCGATTTCAACTTCAGCGCCACGCGGGGTCGGACCAACAGCCCTTTCTCAAGTCTGAACCCCTCGATCGCTTCGGTCTGGAGTATAGGTGCCACGCAGCACCTGCTGCAGGGCTTCGGCAACATCAGCCGTGCGCGCTTTCTGCGCGTCGCCCGAAATAATTACGACATCTCAGTCGAGAACTTTTCAGCCGGCGTGATCAACATCGTGAACAACGTGCTCAATACTTACTGGAACCTGGTGTTCAACGATGAAGATATCAAGGTCAAAGAGGCTTCCCTGAAGCTGGCGCAGCTGACACTCGAACAGACTCAAATTCAAGAGCAGGTAGGGACGATGGCACCGCTGGACGTCCTCCAGGCGCAGGCGCAGGCGGCGAGCGTCAACCAGCAATTGATAGTATCGCGTTACAATCGGCGGATCACGGAGGACCAGCTCAAGAAGCTGATTTCGTCCCGGTCGGCTGCCGCCCTGATTGCGGCCACAATTGTGCCGACCAGCAGGCCGTTGCCGCCTCCGGCCCCGGCGGGCAGCGTGACCGATGCCACTCAGCGCGCCCTGGAAATCCGGCCGGAAGTCAAATCCCAGCTGCTGAACCAGGCAAACAACAAGATCCAGGTCGACTACGCCAGGAACCAGATCCGGCCCGTGCTCGACCTCACTGTGAACTATTCGCAAAGCGGGCTCGGTGGGGACAATATTATTCGAGACTTCTCCCAGGGATTTCTCAATGCGCCGATCATCGCAATCACGCCCGGTGGGTTCGGAGATTCGCTCAGTTCTCTTTTCAGCGGCAGCTACCTGGGCTACGCCGTGGGATTCAACCTCAAGGTTCCGATCGGTAATGATCAGGCGCGCGCCAACAGCGCCCAGGCGCAAATTACCTACAACCAGGGAGAGGAAAGCCTGCGCTCCTTGCGGCAGCAGATAATCCTGCAGGTGCGCCAGGCCTACGACAGTGTCGCGTTGAACCAGGACAGCGTCGCAGCTGCCCAGGTCGCTGTTGACTATCAGGAGAAGCGCCTCCAGGGGGAGCAAGACAAGTACATGCTCGGGGCAAGCACGACTTTCCTCGTCGTCCAGGCGCAGCGGGATCTGCAGAATGCGCAGAGTGTGCTGCTGCAGGCGAAGATCGGCTGGATCCAGAGCCGCATTGCCCTCGACCAGGCCGTGGGTGACACCCTGTCGGTTCACAACATCGTGCTCGATGATGCCCTGAACCTGCCCAAAAAGTAG
- a CDS encoding sigma-54 dependent transcriptional regulator, translating to MTRAGILIVDDEQGVQSSLQGILEDAGFDAEGVSSGEECLAFMSRKEYAVVLLDIWLPGMDGLQVLEQVRKAAPATSVIMISGHASIEAAVRATKLGAFDFVEKPLSLEKTLLVVKNALHQRSLEEENRLLREQIEQKYVMIGESVPMQALRQQIAFAAPTNGRVLICGENGTGKELVAHLLHLHSQRRDQPFIEMNCAAIPEELIESELFGHVKGSFTGAGEDKEGKFAQADGGTLFLDEVGDMSSKTQAKVLRVLEEQRFTPVGGNTALRVDVRVIASTNKDLEKEIELGNFREDLYYRLNVIPFQLPPLRERKEDIQALTRYFLEDFAEKYGRKLPTFTRKALEILECYPWPGNVRELRNIMERFIIMTPQQRLDVYDLPEAILQRTILAVPAPDGAASLQDAREKFERSFILRKLVEHKGNVSRAAQVLQIERSNLYRKMRQLGIPYSGRENGDAD from the coding sequence ATGACCAGAGCCGGAATCCTCATCGTCGACGATGAACAGGGTGTGCAGTCCTCGCTCCAGGGCATTCTGGAAGATGCGGGATTCGATGCCGAAGGGGTGTCGAGCGGCGAGGAGTGCCTTGCCTTCATGTCCAGGAAGGAATATGCCGTGGTGCTGCTCGACATCTGGCTTCCCGGCATGGACGGGCTTCAGGTGCTCGAGCAGGTGCGCAAGGCCGCTCCCGCCACCAGTGTCATCATGATCTCCGGGCACGCGTCGATCGAGGCTGCCGTCCGCGCCACGAAACTCGGCGCCTTCGACTTCGTCGAAAAGCCGCTGTCGCTCGAGAAGACTCTCCTGGTGGTCAAAAACGCGCTGCATCAGCGCAGCCTCGAGGAAGAGAATCGGCTGTTGCGGGAGCAGATCGAACAGAAGTACGTCATGATCGGCGAGTCGGTCCCCATGCAGGCTTTGCGCCAGCAGATTGCCTTCGCCGCTCCGACCAACGGGCGCGTGCTCATCTGCGGGGAAAATGGGACGGGCAAAGAGCTGGTGGCTCACCTGCTGCACCTGCACAGTCAGCGCCGGGATCAGCCCTTCATCGAAATGAACTGCGCTGCTATTCCCGAAGAACTCATCGAGAGCGAGCTGTTTGGCCATGTGAAAGGATCCTTCACGGGCGCCGGCGAAGACAAGGAAGGGAAATTCGCACAGGCGGACGGCGGCACGCTGTTCCTCGACGAAGTAGGCGACATGAGTTCCAAAACCCAGGCCAAAGTGCTGCGGGTGCTGGAAGAGCAGCGCTTTACGCCCGTGGGCGGCAATACCGCGTTGCGCGTAGACGTCCGCGTGATTGCTTCCACCAACAAGGATCTCGAGAAGGAGATCGAACTGGGCAACTTCCGTGAGGATTTGTATTATCGCCTCAACGTGATTCCGTTTCAGCTCCCTCCCCTGCGTGAGCGCAAGGAGGACATCCAGGCGCTCACCCGCTACTTTCTGGAGGATTTTGCCGAGAAATACGGGCGGAAACTCCCCACCTTCACACGAAAGGCGCTGGAGATTCTCGAGTGCTATCCCTGGCCGGGCAACGTCCGGGAACTGCGCAACATCATGGAGAGGTTCATCATCATGACGCCGCAGCAGCGTCTGGACGTTTACGACCTGCCGGAAGCCATACTTCAGCGCACGATCCTGGCTGTTCCCGCGCCCGATGGGGCCGCGTCGCTGCAGGACGCCCGCGAGAAGTTCGAGCGCTCGTTCATCCTGCGCAAGCTGGTGGAGCACAAAGGAAACGTGAGCCGCGCGGCTCAGGTGCTGCAGATCGAGCGCAGCAATCTCTATCGCAAGATGAGGCAACTGGGCATCCCCTATTCGGGACGTGAAAACGGGGATGCGGATTAA